TAGTGCGAACGCTGACACCGGGTGTAATGCAGGTAAGGATGCCGTGGTGTCCACCCGCGCGCACCGGGACCGTCACGGGCACGCGGGTGCACCACTCCGTAATCGCCGTATCGGAGCGCCGGAGCCCGAGTGAGCAACTGGTGCCAGAGTGCGTGCTCGGGCCGGGACCGATCCCTGTCGAACGCTCCTCTGCTTTCGGGCACCGAGCCGCTCAACAGCGTCACCGAACGGAAGCGCTGCCACGGCAGTCGGGTGAGCGTGGCGGCGACCGACTTCGTGTCCGGTTCGAGCGGTGGCCGGGCCAGGAAACCCACATCGAGCAACAGGTCGACATCGGCGGGGTCGACACGCAGTCGCCGCAGGCACCGTTCGAGTCTGCCGGGCAGGTCGGGGGCGGATGTCGACGCATGCGGCACCCGCAGCGCCACACCGCGTCCGAGCTCTTCGAGCACCAGGGCCACCCGCGCCATGTGCCGTTCGGTGCCGTTCAGGCACACGACGGGAACGAACGCGGGGACTTCGGAGGCGTGCAGCCCGAGATGTTCCTCCAGCACGCGAGCCATGTAGCCGAATGGGCCGTGCGGTTGCCGCCACAGCGATGAGGACGGGTGCAGCTGGGAGACGTCGAGCATCAGACGGCGGCCACACGTTCCGAGCATCATCGCGATCTCGGCCAGCCTGGAAAGCATTCGGCTGTTTCCGGCGACGCCGGACAGCAACTCCACGACGGGCTGGACCCGGCGCACTTCGTCGGAGCTCATGTGCAGGAGCGCTTCGAGCTCTCCCGGCTTGGCCTTCACCGCGACCAGCGTTTCGAAGTCCCGACCCGCCGCATGCTCCCCCACTGTCGACCTCCGGTCACCGGCTGCCTCGGGGCACTTCCCGATCATCGAAGGTATTCAGGAGAAAGCCTCGTGCGCGTCGGCCGATCGGATGATCACGTGATCGGCCGCCACACCGGGCACAGCTTGCAGCCGAGCTCCGACGGCGTGCGGCCCGCTTCCCCGGCTACCGAACGAAGTCACCGGCGTCGCTCCGGCGGTGGACACGCAGCGCAGCATCATTCCGGCAATCCGTGTACTGATGCTCACTAACGTTTCGGTTACAGTACGGTTGGTTGAGCAGTCAGCCACTGGATCATGCACCGTGCCGACGAGGGGCCGCTGTTCCGCACGCTCGACGACATCCCGGCAGTAACGGCCACGACGGGAGCGGTCGCCGAGCGGCGGTGGCTGCGCACTTTCTCGGCAGGAAGGACGACCTTTGGCGGCCGAGCAAACAATACCGGGGATCACGCCGGCTCCACACCGCCGGAATGGTGATGCCGAGGCGATCGAAGCGGCACGGTTGGCGGCGGTGGCCCGCTACGACATCGTGGACACCCCTCGGGACGAGGCATTCGACCGGATTGCCGCGCTGGCCGCGCGGTGGCTCGACACACCGATTGCGACAGTGTCCATCGTGGACAGCGATTGGATCTGGTTCAAAGCCACACATGGCATGAGCGAGATCACCCGGACCGCGCGGGAGCCGGGACTGTGCGACTCGGCGATCTCCCAGGACGCACCGTATGTGGTTCCGGACACTCTGGCCGATCCCCGCGCAGCCGGGAATGCGCTGGTGCGCGGGGAGTTGGGCATCCGGTTCTACGCCGCCGCACCGATCCGCAACTCCGAGGGCCACCGGCTGGGCACGGTCGACGTGCTCGACACCCGCCCTCGCGAGGTCGGAGATACCGAGCTGACCACCTTGCAGGATCTGGCGGCCGTGGTGATGGATGAGCTGGAGCTGCGGCTGTCGGCACTGACGACCCTGCGACACGAGCGCAGGCTGCGGGAACGCATGGAGGGGTTCGCTTCCACGCTGCAGCGCACACTGCTGCCCCCGTCCCTACCCCGGGTGCCCGGGCTGGAGCTGGCGTGTCACTACCACGCCGCGTCCGCGAGCGATGTGACCGGCGACTTCTACGATGTGTTCTCTCTCGGCGACGGCCGGTGGGCGTTTTTCCTCGGCGATGTCTCCGGTCACGGCGCGCCTGCGGCGACGGTGACCTCGCTGACCCGCTACACGCTGCGAGCCGCGGCGCTGCACAGCCCCGATCCTGCCGCCGCGCTGATGGAATTGAACGCTGCCCTGCTGCGGGATCCGCACGTTCCGCAGTGCTGCACCGTCCTGTTCGGGATCCTGCAGCCCGTGTCCACCGGTGGCTTCGACATCGTCCTCGCAGGCGGCGGGCATCCGCCTGCACTGTGGATGCGTCCGGAACACGGTGTGGTGGAGGAGATTCATCCCGACGGGGGGATGCTCGTCGGGGCGCTGCCGGATGCCTCGTTCGCCACCTCCCGCCTACATCTGGCGGAGGGGCAGACGCTGCTGCTCTACACCGACGGGCTCGTCGAAGCCCGCCCCGGTGGCGAGTTCTTCGGGGAAGAGCGACTGAGGACGTTTCTGGCCGACAACATCAGCGCAGGTGCCGAGACGTTGATCGGGGAGCTGACCACGCTGATCGGCAGGTTCGATCCCGCCCCCGACGACGATATCGCCCTGCTTGCCCTGCGCGTGCCCACTGCTTCACCGGACGCACACTGATCCACGGCCGAACCGGCAAGCACCGCGAGTACGCGCGGACGCGTCAGGGCGGGGACGGGCGCACCGCTTCGGCCTGCGGCACCACGGTCCAGGCCATGCGCACCGTGGTGCCGGAGGTGCCTGCGGTGACCTCGGCCTGCTCGGCCAGGCTCCGAATCAGCACCAGGCCCCGGCCACCCATGTCCGCGCGCTCGGCAGGCGGGCGACGCCAGCTTCCGTGATCGGACACGGTGACTTCCACCTGTGCCGTGTCGGGCCGGTAAACCGCATGCATGTCCAGCACGCCGCCACCATCGGGATAGGCGTGGGCGGCGACGTTGGCCAGCGCCTCGTACCCGGCCAGCGCCACTACTTCGACCTGTTCGACGGCCATCCCGATGCGCTCGGCCCACTCGGTCAACGCGCGCCGCAGTCCCGCCAGCCGTTCCGGCTCGGCAGGCACCGCAGGGCAATGCAGATCGGCGACCGGCCCTGCTCTGTCATCACCATCGTGTTCGTCGGCCGCCGCACCGTCGGTGTCCATGTGCTCTTCCTGCTTCGACTGCTGGATCGGGCTCCGGCGTACCCACTCGGCCGGTCCACGTATGCACACATCGCCGAAATGATCGTCCTGCTACGGGCCCGCTACGGCCGGGCTCCGATCGAGGGCTGCGGCCATCAACTTTCGGACAGGGCCTCCTGCCGGGAAGCGTGGACGGGGATCCTGCGGTCCAGAGCGGTCACCTGCAGCGGCCGTGCCGTGGCCGTGTTCGGGGCCACCACGCACAGCGCTGTGTGGCCCTCGGCCTGCTGGTAGGCGGTAACCAGCGCCGACAATCCCGCCGAAGCGAAGAAGTCCACGCCGGTCAGGTCCACCACCAGCTTCTCCGGCCTGCCCTCCAATGCCGACGTCAGCGCTTCCTCGAATGTGGGCGCGGTCACCATGTCGACGTCTCCCGAGACCGGCAGCACCGCCTCCCGGCCATACCACTCCACGGCCGCGATCACGATCTGCCCCTCGGCGGGTTCAGTGGTTTCGGTATGCACGGACGAATCGAAAGAAGTCACGGCGCCCACTATCGCATACCACCACCGACCTCCGTCGAACAAAGCCCGTGGTGTAGGCCGGTGGTCCGGCGAGCTCGATGACGAGGATCTTGGCCTCGTGCTCGATGGGCCTCGGAGACTCTCCTTGCTGTGCTTGCCACAAATCGACTCTACAAAGAATTCTGTGTAGAGTGGGTGATGTCCGGAACAGTAGAGGAGGGCCGGATGAGACTCGAAACGAACGATATGCGGACGATGAGCGAAGCCACCAGGACCGGCGTGTCACGGCTGGCTCAGGAAGCCCACGCTGGCCGGGATATTGTGCTGACCAGCAACAGCCAACCCGTCGCAGGCGTGGTGAGCATCGACAAACTCGCCCGGATGCAGCACCTCGATGAGGTCGAGTCCGACCTGCGACTCCTGACTCTTGCATGGACACGGGTCCTCACCGACAACGGTCGGCATCACCGCTTGGAGGATGTGGCTGCCGAGTTCGGCGTCGACCTCGACACCGAGGACGACGAGTCCCAGGCATGACCAGTGAAGTCGTTCTCACCGATGATGCCAAGGAGGATCTGCGGGAACTGGATGGATCAGCGCGCAAACTGGTCCTGAAGGCTCTCACCAAGCTGAAACAAGCCCCGGAACAGCGTGGCGCCTCGCTCGTGGGCGTTTTGGCCACGTTCCGGAAACTTGTCATCGGCGACCGTGACTACGGTATCGTGTATCGCGTAGAAACCGATGGCACTGTCGTCGTCGGTTACGTGATCGGTAAACGCACCGATGGTGAAGCCTACGAGCTCGCCCGCTCTCGCCTGGCCCTGCATCATAATCAGTCCGCGGCTCAAGCTGTCACCGAATTGCTGGATCGGGCATACAACAGAGAAGCCGGATCATCGGCCTGATGAGGTCGGCAGCAGCCCGCCCGCGGCACGCCCGCCGCACGAAGGCGCTCGTACTCCAGACGCCCCGGATGCCTGACAGGACCGGCCTTCCCCCCGCCCTTGGATGCCAGCCTTACGCGCCCACCCGTAGGCCGTGTTCCGGTTCACTCCCACCACACGGGCAGCCGCCAGAACGTTGCCCGACTCCCGATCCAGCGCCTCGAAGAACCGAGCCTTCAACTCCCCAGAAACCACGATCCCCGCAACTCCCTGAATCCCAGGGTGTTGCGGGGACCGCTAGAACCCGGCGCTGTGGTAGCGGGGCCGCTGGTGTGCGGCGGGGCGGGCTTGTTCAAGGCGGTGAGCGTTGCTGCACGGTATGCGCGGGGAGCAGCGGATCGCCGACACACTCGAGAGCGGATTCAGCCGCCTGCCGGCGGGGTGATTCCGGGCAGCCCGCCGGTGCGCGCGCTGATCAGGATCATCGCCGCGTACGAGGCGAACACCCAGCCCATCTGTTCGGCACGCTCATCGAGAGCGTGCCGCTGGTTGGAGTACAGGTCCAGGGCCGCGAAGAATTCCTCGTCCCGGTAGAGCTGGAAACCCATCATGCTGCCGACTCCCAATGCGCGGGCCTGCGGTATGTAGGACGGCCAGCGGGTCTCGGTGGCGAGGTCGTCGCTGCGGTAGACCCCGTTGTGCCAGGCACCGACTTGCATGGCGGCATCGAAGCACGGGCCCTGGCGTAGCCGACCCTGCGCCTGGTCGGAATCGTGGATGCGCCTGCTGGTAGCCGCTGCCGTCTCGACTCCCCGCTTGCGGTACAGCAGCAGGACGCCTGCGTCGTCGCAGCCGTCGAGGTGCTGCACGGCCAACTCCACGACCCGGTCCAGCACGGCCTGCTTCGAGGATTGCACAGTCAGGTCCCGAGCGAGGTCGGCGAAGACCTCCAGGGGCGTGTCATCGATGGCCATGGCTGCCGCTTCCTCTTCCGCACTGTCGAGCTTGCCCTCGCAAGGCTTCCAGGGGGCGGGCGCGGCGGCGGGTGACCACCACACATTCCCTTCCTCCGACGTACCAGCGGCTCGGTCGCAACGCAGCCCCACCATCCCCCGAACGAGCCCCGAGCACCGAGCAGCCGACGGCACCGCTTGCGGGCGGCAGGCAACGAGCGTGGCCACCTCGCGAACACCGCGCTACTGCGGCTCGAAGCAGGTATCGCTGCGCACGGAAGTGCATCTCGGAGCCGTACCGCCTGGCACCGTCCAGGGCTCACAGCAGGGGCTCGGCTTCGCGTGGCCGA
This Haloactinomyces albus DNA region includes the following protein-coding sequences:
- a CDS encoding beta family protein, which produces MGEHAAGRDFETLVAVKAKPGELEALLHMSSDEVRRVQPVVELLSGVAGNSRMLSRLAEIAMMLGTCGRRLMLDVSQLHPSSSLWRQPHGPFGYMARVLEEHLGLHASEVPAFVPVVCLNGTERHMARVALVLEELGRGVALRVPHASTSAPDLPGRLERCLRRLRVDPADVDLLLDVGFLARPPLEPDTKSVAATLTRLPWQRFRSVTLLSGSVPESRGAFDRDRSRPEHALWHQLLTRAPALRYGDYGVVHPRARDGPGARGWTPRHPYLHYTRCQRSHYFTRRLPPEGVAAEENRELKRRYFGELAQRVTELYPDASRSWGDRVLDDYARHGGTADASRWVAIGTSHHIAHLAAGGDLVREESPVEE
- a CDS encoding PP2C family protein-serine/threonine phosphatase, which produces MAAEQTIPGITPAPHRRNGDAEAIEAARLAAVARYDIVDTPRDEAFDRIAALAARWLDTPIATVSIVDSDWIWFKATHGMSEITRTAREPGLCDSAISQDAPYVVPDTLADPRAAGNALVRGELGIRFYAAAPIRNSEGHRLGTVDVLDTRPREVGDTELTTLQDLAAVVMDELELRLSALTTLRHERRLRERMEGFASTLQRTLLPPSLPRVPGLELACHYHAASASDVTGDFYDVFSLGDGRWAFFLGDVSGHGAPAATVTSLTRYTLRAAALHSPDPAAALMELNAALLRDPHVPQCCTVLFGILQPVSTGGFDIVLAGGGHPPALWMRPEHGVVEEIHPDGGMLVGALPDASFATSRLHLAEGQTLLLYTDGLVEARPGGEFFGEERLRTFLADNISAGAETLIGELTTLIGRFDPAPDDDIALLALRVPTASPDAH
- a CDS encoding ATP-binding protein, which gives rise to MDTDGAAADEHDGDDRAGPVADLHCPAVPAEPERLAGLRRALTEWAERIGMAVEQVEVVALAGYEALANVAAHAYPDGGGVLDMHAVYRPDTAQVEVTVSDHGSWRRPPAERADMGGRGLVLIRSLAEQAEVTAGTSGTTVRMAWTVVPQAEAVRPSPP
- a CDS encoding STAS domain-containing protein, whose amino-acid sequence is MTSFDSSVHTETTEPAEGQIVIAAVEWYGREAVLPVSGDVDMVTAPTFEEALTSALEGRPEKLVVDLTGVDFFASAGLSALVTAYQQAEGHTALCVVAPNTATARPLQVTALDRRIPVHASRQEALSES
- a CDS encoding type II toxin-antitoxin system RelE family toxin, which translates into the protein MTSEVVLTDDAKEDLRELDGSARKLVLKALTKLKQAPEQRGASLVGVLATFRKLVIGDRDYGIVYRVETDGTVVVGYVIGKRTDGEAYELARSRLALHHNQSAAQAVTELLDRAYNREAGSSA
- a CDS encoding GAF domain-containing protein; translated protein: MAIDDTPLEVFADLARDLTVQSSKQAVLDRVVELAVQHLDGCDDAGVLLLYRKRGVETAAATSRRIHDSDQAQGRLRQGPCFDAAMQVGAWHNGVYRSDDLATETRWPSYIPQARALGVGSMMGFQLYRDEEFFAALDLYSNQRHALDERAEQMGWVFASYAAMILISARTGGLPGITPPAGG